From the Paenibacillus sp. FSL H8-0548 genome, one window contains:
- a CDS encoding ring-cleaving dioxygenase: protein MPIISGHHHISMLTKNAQINNHFYQQILGLRRVKKTVNQDNPFMYHLFYGDLTGSAGTELSFFEMPMAGSTVRGTNAITQIGLLVPSIESLTYWKKRFEALDVKHDELTSYADRDALHFEDSEGLRMILLNNNGDVVPENWSAWEQSTAPQKHRILGMGPVEMTVHSLESLANTLKDMFGYVEASRTDKEAIYQSVAGQSFGEIVIKQEEGPNEKPGKGSIHHLAIRVKNETELRYWDEAVKKHGFHSTGIVERFYFQSLYFRESNGILFEIATDGPGFTADSTVEELGKALDLPPFLEERRAEIEARLTPLD from the coding sequence ATGCCTATCATTTCTGGACACCATCACATTTCGATGCTTACAAAAAATGCTCAAATAAACAATCATTTTTATCAACAAATACTAGGGCTGCGTAGAGTGAAAAAGACGGTCAATCAAGATAATCCTTTCATGTATCACCTCTTTTACGGGGATTTAACGGGCAGCGCAGGAACAGAGCTTTCTTTTTTTGAAATGCCTATGGCAGGAAGTACCGTTCGCGGCACAAATGCAATTACACAAATTGGTTTGCTAGTTCCGTCCATAGAAAGTCTCACCTATTGGAAAAAACGCTTTGAGGCATTAGATGTAAAGCATGATGAACTCACAAGTTATGCCGACCGGGATGCTTTGCACTTTGAAGACTCCGAAGGCTTGCGAATGATTCTGTTAAATAATAACGGTGACGTGGTTCCTGAAAACTGGTCAGCTTGGGAACAATCCACTGCTCCGCAAAAGCACCGAATACTAGGAATGGGTCCAGTCGAAATGACCGTTCACTCTTTAGAGAGCTTAGCGAATACGCTAAAAGATATGTTTGGTTATGTAGAAGCTTCCCGCACGGATAAAGAAGCCATTTATCAGTCCGTTGCCGGACAGTCATTTGGGGAGATTGTCATCAAGCAAGAGGAAGGTCCTAATGAGAAGCCAGGAAAAGGCAGTATTCATCATTTAGCAATCCGTGTTAAAAACGAAACCGAGCTGCGCTATTGGGATGAAGCAGTAAAAAAACATGGCTTTCACTCCACAGGGATTGTGGAGCGGTTTTACTTTCAAAGCTTATATTTCCGTGAGTCAAACGGTATTTTATTTGAAATAGCGACAGATGGCCCTGGCTTTACAGCAGATTCAACGGTCGAGGAGCTCGGTAAAGCACTGGATTTGCCACCGTTTTTAGAAGAACGGCGTGCAGAAATTGAAGCAAGACTAACACCTCTTGACTAA
- a CDS encoding phosphoribosylaminoimidazolesuccinocarboxamide synthase yields the protein MNLIYSGKTKDVYELENGDYLLKFKDDVTGENGVFDPGANTVGLVMEGAGRAGLSLTKFFFEKLKTAGIPTHYIDANIEEATMTVAPATVFGKGLEVICRYRAVGSFLRRYGLYAQEGQSLDAFVEVTLKDDDRLDPPISKSALEMLGILSAEEYATLEKLTKEISQVVKDELAKKGIELYDIKLEFGRINKDGQVVLIDEISGGNMRAYKDGVYIEPLALEKLMLAAD from the coding sequence ATGAATCTTATTTATTCAGGAAAAACAAAAGATGTATATGAGCTGGAAAATGGCGATTACCTGCTGAAGTTTAAGGATGATGTTACAGGAGAGAATGGTGTATTTGATCCAGGCGCTAACACAGTCGGTTTAGTGATGGAAGGTGCTGGCCGTGCGGGACTAAGCTTAACGAAGTTCTTTTTCGAGAAGCTGAAGACTGCGGGTATTCCCACTCATTACATAGATGCTAATATTGAGGAAGCAACCATGACTGTAGCTCCTGCTACTGTATTCGGAAAAGGCCTTGAAGTCATATGTCGTTATCGGGCAGTAGGCAGCTTCCTACGTCGATATGGCTTATATGCACAAGAAGGACAATCGTTGGATGCATTCGTAGAAGTGACGCTTAAGGACGACGATCGACTTGATCCGCCAATTAGTAAGTCTGCCCTTGAGATGCTGGGTATATTGTCAGCAGAGGAGTATGCTACGCTTGAGAAGCTAACGAAGGAAATTAGTCAGGTCGTGAAGGACGAGCTCGCTAAGAAGGGTATCGAGCTTTATGATATTAAATTGGAATTTGGCCGGATTAATAAAGATGGACAGGTTGTACTTATTGATGAAATTTCTGGCGGTAATATGAGAGCATACAAGGACGGAGTCTACATTGAACCGCTAGCTTTGGAGAAACTGATGTTGGCGGCTGACTGA